Proteins encoded by one window of Winogradskyella sp. PG-2:
- a CDS encoding branched-chain amino acid aminotransferase encodes MSYNISITKVENSKVDALDFNNIPLGTTFTDHMFICDFENGEWVNPRIVPMGMIPTHPAAMALHYGQAIFEGMKAYKDTKGEPMLFRPEDNAKRMNLSADRMGMPNVPEDLFVDGLKELVGLEHNWIPPKDGSALYLRPFMYADEPFIGMRAATYYKFIIMASPAGPFFSKRIKLWAEKQYIRAAHGGTGEAKAAGNYAAAIRPTEQAKSKGYDQVLWLDAAEHKYIQEVGTMNIFFKIKGEFITPELDGSVLHGITRVSVIEMLKAMNYNVTERKITIDEIKEASSNGTLEEAFGTGTAVGIAYIQEIGIEGETIHVSDQSPVGLEVNDSLNAIKTGQLEDKFGWMTKVETELA; translated from the coding sequence ATGAGTTATAATATTTCAATAACTAAAGTAGAAAACTCTAAAGTAGACGCTTTAGATTTCAACAATATACCACTAGGAACCACATTTACAGATCACATGTTTATTTGTGATTTTGAAAATGGAGAATGGGTAAATCCAAGAATTGTTCCTATGGGAATGATTCCAACGCATCCAGCCGCAATGGCACTACATTATGGTCAAGCTATATTCGAAGGCATGAAGGCTTATAAGGATACTAAAGGTGAACCAATGCTGTTTAGACCAGAGGATAATGCTAAGCGTATGAATTTGAGTGCTGATCGTATGGGAATGCCAAATGTTCCAGAAGATTTATTCGTTGATGGACTCAAAGAATTAGTCGGTTTAGAACATAATTGGATTCCTCCTAAGGATGGAAGCGCATTATATTTGAGACCATTTATGTATGCAGATGAGCCATTTATTGGTATGAGAGCAGCTACATATTATAAGTTTATTATTATGGCTTCACCAGCTGGACCATTTTTTAGTAAGCGAATAAAGTTATGGGCAGAAAAACAATATATAAGAGCTGCACATGGAGGCACTGGTGAGGCAAAGGCTGCTGGAAACTACGCAGCTGCAATTCGACCTACAGAACAAGCAAAATCAAAAGGTTACGACCAAGTATTATGGTTAGATGCTGCTGAACACAAATATATTCAAGAAGTGGGTACGATGAATATCTTCTTCAAAATTAAAGGAGAGTTTATTACCCCAGAATTGGATGGATCAGTTTTGCATGGTATAACGCGAGTTAGTGTCATAGAAATGCTTAAGGCTATGAATTATAACGTGACTGAGCGCAAAATTACGATTGATGAAATAAAAGAAGCATCAAGTAATGGAACTTTGGAAGAGGCCTTTGGAACAGGAACGGCTGTGGGTATTGCTTATATTCAAGAAATAGGTATAGAAGGTGAAACCATTCATGTATCTGACCAAAGTCCTGTAGGTTTAGAAGTAAATGATTCTTTAAATGCTATTAAAACAGGTCAGCTTGAAGATAAATTTGGATGGATGACTAAAGTGGAAACGGAATTGGCATAA
- a CDS encoding dihydrolipoamide acetyltransferase family protein — translation MPKMGESITEGTIINWLISEGDTFEEGDIILEVATDKVDNEVPAPASGTLVKTMFQAKDVVPVGEVIALLEVSEVKSNLNAQKNQDVTPSTVEKSQHKEKTQKRPKSVKTPSSSTSFSVSNSNNFFAPLIRSIAKEQHISFEELARIPATGNDGRLRKSDLFQYIEEGRPYKFAQPITKDPTVYRIPQLTFEKGKGKIVEMDRMRQMIADHMVYSKHTSPHVTAYVEADLTNMVNWRNANKKAFQEKHGERLTFTPLFVEAVAKAVKDFPNINASVDGNNIIVKEDINIGMATALPSGNLIVPVVKNADAKDLKALATNVNELAQKARENKLSGDDIKGSTFTISNVGTFGSVMGTPIINQPEVAILALGIIKKRPEVIETENGDEIAIRSMMYLSLSFDHRVVDGFLGGSFVRRVADYFEQFDTNRKI, via the coding sequence ATGCCCAAAATGGGTGAGAGTATTACTGAAGGCACCATAATAAATTGGTTGATCAGTGAAGGCGATACTTTTGAAGAAGGTGATATTATTTTAGAAGTCGCAACGGATAAGGTTGATAATGAAGTTCCAGCTCCCGCTTCAGGGACTTTAGTTAAAACTATGTTTCAGGCCAAAGATGTCGTTCCTGTTGGTGAAGTTATTGCCTTACTAGAAGTTTCGGAAGTGAAATCGAACTTGAATGCACAAAAGAACCAAGATGTCACTCCGAGCACAGTCGAGAAGTCTCAACATAAAGAGAAAACTCAAAAAAGACCAAAATCAGTTAAAACACCTTCAAGTTCGACGTCATTTTCAGTTTCAAATTCTAATAATTTCTTTGCGCCTTTAATTAGATCAATAGCGAAAGAGCAGCATATCAGTTTTGAAGAATTAGCACGCATTCCAGCTACTGGAAACGATGGAAGGTTGCGTAAAAGTGACTTATTTCAATATATAGAAGAGGGACGACCTTATAAATTTGCACAGCCCATTACTAAAGATCCAACGGTATATCGTATACCGCAATTGACATTTGAAAAAGGAAAAGGGAAAATTGTAGAAATGGACCGTATGCGTCAGATGATCGCTGACCATATGGTCTATTCTAAACATACGTCGCCTCACGTCACAGCTTATGTAGAAGCAGATTTAACCAATATGGTGAATTGGAGAAACGCTAATAAAAAGGCATTTCAAGAAAAGCATGGTGAGCGATTAACATTCACACCTTTATTTGTTGAAGCTGTAGCAAAAGCTGTTAAGGATTTTCCGAATATTAATGCATCAGTTGATGGGAATAATATCATAGTTAAAGAAGATATTAATATTGGTATGGCCACAGCATTACCAAGTGGAAACTTAATTGTACCTGTCGTTAAAAATGCAGATGCTAAAGATTTAAAAGCTTTAGCTACCAATGTTAATGAGCTTGCTCAAAAAGCAAGAGAAAATAAGTTGTCTGGTGATGACATAAAAGGAAGCACGTTTACTATTTCTAATGTAGGAACCTTTGGAAGTGTTATGGGAACTCCAATTATTAATCAACCAGAGGTTGCTATTCTTGCATTAGGAATAATAAAGAAACGACCAGAAGTTATCGAAACTGAAAACGGAGATGAAATCGCTATTAGAAGTATGATGTACTTATCGCTTTCTTTTGATCATCGTGTCGTTGATGGCTTTTTAGGAGGAAGTTTTGTGCGAAGAGTTGCTGACTATTTTGAACAATTTGATACCAACAGAAAAATATAA
- a CDS encoding Lrp/AsnC family transcriptional regulator yields MAHNLDKIDTQILAILQKDSNRTTKSIATELGMTTSPVFERIKKLEKEGYIKKYVAVLDNKKIGLKLTVFIGITLQGHTRSYLEKFVKEINNFPEIVECHRVSGNFDYLLKLVVEDIEAYETFIISKLTLLPYLGNVQSLITLSTGKETNEIDLSRI; encoded by the coding sequence ATGGCTCATAATCTTGACAAAATAGACACTCAAATACTTGCTATACTTCAAAAAGACAGTAATCGAACAACAAAAAGCATAGCTACAGAGCTAGGAATGACAACGTCCCCGGTTTTTGAACGTATTAAAAAACTAGAAAAAGAAGGTTATATTAAAAAGTATGTTGCTGTTTTAGACAATAAAAAAATAGGATTAAAGCTAACCGTTTTTATAGGTATCACTTTACAAGGTCATACTCGAAGCTATTTAGAAAAGTTTGTAAAAGAAATTAATAATTTTCCTGAGATTGTAGAATGTCATCGTGTAAGTGGAAATTTTGATTACCTACTAAAATTAGTAGTTGAGGATATTGAAGCTTACGAAACATTTATCATCTCTAAATTGACACTCCTTCCTTATTTAGGAAATGTTCAGAGTCTGATTACACTATCTACTGGAAAGGAAACTAATGAAATTGATTTGAGTAGGATATAA
- a CDS encoding transferase hexapeptide repeat family protein, whose amino-acid sequence MIYSFQGYIPVVHESSFVHPLAAVTGNVIIGKNCYIGPGAAIRGDWGQIILEDGVNVQENCTVHMFPGKSIILKESAHIGHGAIIHGANLGRNCLIGMNTVIMDDAEIGDECIIGAMSFIKAETKIPYRSLVVGNPGKVIRGVTDEMIAWKTKGTELYQQLPSDCHEFLKVVEPLREVPENMKVQDDIYKTLRETFKK is encoded by the coding sequence ATGATATACAGCTTCCAAGGCTACATACCAGTTGTTCACGAAAGTAGTTTTGTGCATCCTTTGGCTGCAGTAACAGGAAATGTTATTATTGGTAAAAACTGTTATATAGGTCCTGGAGCTGCAATTCGTGGTGATTGGGGACAGATTATTTTAGAGGATGGTGTTAATGTGCAAGAGAACTGTACAGTACACATGTTTCCTGGTAAATCTATTATTTTAAAAGAAAGTGCGCATATTGGACATGGAGCTATAATTCATGGCGCTAACTTGGGAAGAAATTGTCTCATTGGTATGAATACCGTAATTATGGATGATGCCGAAATTGGTGATGAATGTATTATAGGTGCGATGTCTTTTATAAAAGCCGAAACAAAAATTCCTTACAGAAGTTTGGTTGTCGGAAATCCTGGAAAAGTGATTAGAGGAGTTACTGACGAAATGATAGCTTGGAAGACAAAAGGTACTGAACTTTATCAGCAATTGCCATCTGATTGTCATGAATTCTTAAAAGTTGTAGAACCATTAAGAGAAGTGCCAGAAAACATGAAAGTTCAAGATGATATTTATAAAACGCTCAGAGAAACTTTTAAAAAGTAA
- a CDS encoding enoyl-CoA hydratase/isomerase family protein, producing MTKPYVKQTIENEVGYIEFFHPAHNSLPGDILAKLANTITEAGQNDAIKVIVLKSGGDRTFCAGASFKELININDASTGKVFFSGFANVINAMRKCPKFIIGRIQGKTVGGGVGLAASTDYCMGTKFAAIKLSELNIGIGPFVVGPAIERKMGLSAMSQIAIDANSFYPAEWAKQKGLFTHVYESTEELDEAIKTTAEHLCTYNTEAMLEMKKVFWKGTDDWDELLAERAQTSGRLVLSEFTKEKLKGFK from the coding sequence ATGACAAAACCATACGTAAAACAAACCATAGAAAACGAAGTAGGTTACATAGAATTTTTTCATCCTGCACACAATTCTCTACCAGGAGATATACTAGCAAAATTGGCGAATACTATTACTGAAGCTGGTCAGAATGATGCGATTAAAGTCATAGTTCTAAAGAGTGGTGGAGACCGAACGTTTTGTGCTGGTGCAAGCTTTAAGGAATTGATAAATATTAATGATGCTTCTACGGGAAAAGTGTTCTTTTCTGGCTTTGCTAATGTCATTAACGCCATGCGTAAATGTCCTAAGTTTATAATAGGACGTATCCAAGGAAAAACTGTTGGAGGTGGAGTTGGATTGGCAGCTTCTACCGATTATTGCATGGGAACTAAATTCGCAGCCATTAAGTTAAGTGAGTTAAATATTGGGATTGGACCTTTCGTAGTTGGACCAGCTATTGAACGTAAAATGGGATTAAGTGCTATGTCGCAAATTGCCATTGATGCTAATTCATTTTATCCTGCAGAATGGGCTAAACAAAAAGGCTTATTTACGCATGTTTATGAAAGTACTGAAGAACTTGATGAAGCTATTAAAACAACTGCAGAGCATTTATGTACTTACAATACGGAAGCTATGTTAGAAATGAAAAAAGTATTCTGGAAAGGTACAGACGATTGGGATGAACTTTTGGCTGAACGTGCTCAAACAAGTGGACGTTTAGTACTGTCTGAGTTTACAAAAGAGAAATTAAAAGGATTTAAGTAA
- the paaZ gene encoding phenylacetic acid degradation bifunctional protein PaaZ — translation MKKIQHYVQGNWTTGKEEGTPILDAVTGEAFTSVAIEGLDIPEILNYGRTKGGETLRKMTFQERGNMLKSLALYLTKRKNAFYELSYRTGATKVDSWIDIEGGFGNLFANASLRKLFPNQPYHVEGDAIDLSRGGRFMAHHIMVPKKGVAVHINAFNFPVWGMLEKCAVNWMAGMPAVVLPAPSSSYLAEAVARTIIDSRILPEGALQIINGTVRTILDTVESQDVVTFTGSAQTGRLLKAHPRLIQESVPFTMESDSLNASILGEDAVPGTPEFHLFIKEVRKEMTVKAGQKCTAIRRIIVPENLVEDVQISLGKALDKVTIGDPRLKEVRMGSLVSRQQVNAVRESVTDLTKEAQIVYGDLDKIETIGADAKKGAFISPILLRADHPFQNTVIHVREAFGPVSTIMPYKNLDEAIILAQMGKGSLVSSIATNDDKIAKEYVVNAASHHGRILVLNRESAKESTGHGSPLPYLVHGGPGRAGGGEEMGGMRGIKHYLQRTAIQGSPTTITEITGIYQQNAKYKEAEQHPFKYHWEDIEAGMSMKTHKRTITDTDIISFANVTWDHFYAHTDITSLDGSIFEKRTAHGYFIISAAAGLFVHPNKGPVSANYGLEECRFLRPLYHNDTIYVRLTCKQKIDRDVASAEHPSGIVKWFAEIFDADDELVALATVLTMVQKKQETFVEMTTEKIEECLSELSKDTKPKWGIMTPQHMLEHLEYTYKIAAGEIQDFEISTPEKILEKVKNSLWNYNKFPQNSQFPLLEKDTLDDLKHEDFATALEKFKAQREVYLEYFKENPDAILNNMVFGELNKYEWYLMERKHLNHHFEQFGLI, via the coding sequence ATGAAAAAAATACAACATTATGTTCAAGGCAATTGGACAACAGGTAAAGAAGAAGGAACACCAATTCTAGATGCCGTAACTGGTGAAGCATTCACGAGTGTAGCCATTGAAGGATTAGATATTCCAGAAATACTTAATTACGGAAGAACAAAAGGTGGTGAAACACTTCGTAAAATGACATTTCAAGAGCGTGGAAACATGCTTAAAAGTTTAGCGTTATATCTTACCAAAAGAAAAAATGCGTTCTATGAATTAAGTTATAGAACCGGAGCAACCAAAGTAGATAGTTGGATTGATATCGAAGGAGGTTTTGGAAACCTTTTTGCTAATGCATCCTTGAGAAAACTATTTCCAAATCAACCGTATCACGTAGAAGGTGATGCTATAGATTTATCACGTGGTGGACGTTTTATGGCACATCATATCATGGTGCCTAAAAAAGGAGTTGCTGTTCATATTAACGCCTTCAATTTCCCAGTATGGGGAATGTTAGAAAAATGTGCAGTGAATTGGATGGCTGGAATGCCAGCTGTGGTCTTACCAGCTCCTTCATCATCTTATTTAGCAGAAGCTGTTGCTAGAACTATTATTGATTCAAGAATCCTTCCAGAAGGAGCACTTCAAATCATTAATGGAACAGTAAGAACTATTTTGGATACAGTAGAATCTCAAGATGTAGTGACCTTTACTGGTTCTGCCCAGACTGGTCGATTGCTAAAAGCACATCCAAGATTAATTCAAGAATCTGTGCCATTTACAATGGAATCAGACTCATTAAACGCTTCGATATTAGGAGAAGATGCTGTGCCAGGAACACCAGAATTTCATTTATTCATAAAAGAAGTTCGGAAAGAAATGACCGTTAAGGCTGGGCAAAAATGTACTGCGATAAGACGAATTATTGTGCCGGAAAACCTAGTAGAAGATGTTCAAATTTCATTAGGGAAAGCTTTAGATAAAGTGACTATTGGTGATCCAAGACTTAAGGAAGTAAGAATGGGATCTTTAGTGAGTCGACAACAAGTTAATGCAGTTAGAGAGTCTGTCACTGATTTGACTAAAGAAGCTCAAATTGTTTATGGTGATTTAGATAAAATAGAAACTATTGGAGCAGATGCTAAAAAAGGTGCTTTTATAAGCCCAATACTTTTAAGGGCAGATCATCCATTTCAAAATACTGTTATTCATGTGCGTGAAGCATTTGGTCCAGTAAGTACCATAATGCCTTATAAAAACTTAGATGAAGCCATTATTTTGGCTCAAATGGGTAAAGGCTCACTAGTATCTTCTATTGCTACTAATGATGATAAAATAGCTAAAGAATATGTTGTTAATGCAGCAAGTCATCATGGTCGTATTTTAGTACTCAACAGGGAAAGCGCTAAGGAAAGTACAGGTCATGGTTCGCCATTACCTTATTTGGTGCATGGAGGTCCAGGACGTGCTGGAGGTGGAGAAGAAATGGGGGGTATGCGTGGTATTAAACACTATTTGCAACGTACAGCAATTCAAGGTTCACCAACAACGATTACAGAAATAACAGGCATTTATCAACAGAATGCTAAGTATAAGGAAGCAGAACAGCATCCTTTTAAATACCATTGGGAAGATATTGAGGCAGGTATGTCAATGAAAACTCATAAGCGTACTATAACAGATACAGATATCATTTCATTCGCAAATGTAACTTGGGATCATTTTTATGCGCATACAGATATTACATCTTTGGATGGAAGTATTTTTGAAAAAAGAACTGCTCATGGCTATTTTATAATTTCGGCTGCGGCAGGATTATTTGTACATCCTAATAAAGGACCGGTATCTGCAAATTATGGGTTAGAAGAATGTCGTTTCTTAAGACCGTTATATCATAACGATACGATTTATGTGCGCTTAACATGTAAGCAAAAAATTGATCGTGATGTTGCTAGCGCTGAACATCCAAGCGGAATCGTAAAATGGTTTGCTGAAATCTTTGATGCCGATGACGAATTAGTGGCATTAGCAACGGTATTGACCATGGTTCAGAAGAAGCAAGAAACATTTGTTGAAATGACTACTGAAAAAATTGAAGAATGCTTAAGTGAGCTTTCAAAGGATACAAAGCCTAAATGGGGCATTATGACGCCTCAGCATATGTTAGAGCATTTAGAATATACCTATAAAATAGCTGCAGGTGAAATTCAAGATTTTGAAATTTCTACACCAGAAAAGATTTTAGAGAAAGTAAAAAACAGTTTATGGAACTATAATAAGTTTCCTCAAAATTCTCAGTTTCCTTTGTTAGAAAAGGATACACTTGATGACTTGAAGCATGAAGATTTTGCCACAGCGCTTGAGAAATTTAAAGCACAACGTGAAGTTTATTTAGAGTATTTTAAAGAAAATCCAGATGCAATATTGAACAATATGGTTTTTGGAGAATTAAATAAATATGAATGGTATTTAATGGAGCGTAAGCACTTAAATCACCATTTTGAACAATTTGGATTAATATAA
- the pcaF gene encoding 3-oxoadipyl-CoA thiolase encodes MNEAYIIDGVRTPIGNYKGTLSAVRTDDLGALVIEEVVKRNPNIPKEAYDDVIMGCANQAGEDNRNVARMSSLLAGLPFTVPGETVNRLCSSGLSAIIHANRAIKAGDGDLFISGGVENMTRGPYVMAKPSTAFGGDSKMYDSTFGWRFISPKMHKLYGTDGMGVTAENLVEKYNISRKDQDKFAYWSQMKASKAQENGRLAKEIVTVEIPQRKKDPIQFSKDEFVKPNTSLEVLGKLRAAFKKEGGSVTAGNSSGLNDGAAATIIASEDAVKKYNLTPLARIVSSAVVGVEPRIMGIGPVQASNKALEKAGLTMDDMDVIELNEAFAAQALACTRAWGLADDDSRLNPNGGSIAIGHPLGVTGARIAYSAALELHEQNKRYALVTMCIGVGQGYAAIIERV; translated from the coding sequence ATGAATGAAGCATATATTATAGACGGTGTGCGTACACCAATAGGAAATTATAAAGGCACATTATCAGCTGTTCGTACGGACGATTTAGGAGCGTTAGTGATTGAAGAAGTTGTAAAACGAAATCCAAATATTCCAAAAGAAGCATATGACGATGTGATAATGGGTTGTGCTAACCAAGCAGGTGAGGATAATCGTAATGTAGCGAGAATGTCTTCTTTGCTGGCTGGATTACCCTTTACAGTTCCAGGTGAAACAGTTAATAGATTATGTAGCTCAGGATTATCTGCAATCATTCATGCCAATCGTGCTATAAAAGCAGGAGATGGCGATCTGTTTATTTCTGGTGGTGTAGAGAATATGACAAGAGGTCCATACGTCATGGCTAAACCGTCTACAGCTTTTGGAGGGGATTCTAAAATGTATGATTCAACTTTTGGATGGCGTTTTATAAGCCCTAAAATGCATAAATTATATGGCACGGATGGAATGGGTGTTACTGCTGAGAACCTAGTAGAAAAATATAATATCTCCCGAAAAGACCAAGATAAGTTTGCCTATTGGAGCCAGATGAAAGCATCAAAAGCACAAGAAAACGGACGACTAGCAAAAGAAATAGTCACTGTAGAAATACCACAACGTAAAAAAGATCCCATTCAGTTTTCAAAAGATGAATTTGTAAAGCCAAACACATCATTAGAAGTATTAGGAAAACTAAGAGCAGCCTTTAAAAAAGAAGGCGGAAGTGTTACGGCGGGAAATTCATCAGGATTAAACGATGGTGCCGCTGCAACAATTATAGCATCAGAAGATGCGGTTAAAAAATATAACTTAACACCATTGGCTAGAATTGTAAGTTCTGCTGTGGTAGGCGTTGAGCCTAGAATTATGGGCATTGGTCCAGTTCAAGCATCAAATAAAGCTTTAGAAAAAGCTGGATTGACAATGGATGATATGGATGTAATTGAGTTAAATGAAGCTTTTGCTGCCCAAGCATTAGCGTGTACGAGAGCTTGGGGATTAGCAGATGATGATTCAAGATTAAATCCAAATGGCGGTTCGATTGCTATTGGCCATCCATTGGGTGTGACAGGAGCGAGAATAGCGTATTCTGCAGCTTTAGAATTACATGAACAGAACAAAAGATATGCGTTGGTAACGATGTGTATTGGAGTAGGACAAGGTTATGCGGCAATAATTGAACGCGTTTAA
- a CDS encoding PaaI family thioesterase produces the protein MKGEQIPYKMLSQDAYSQWLGIEILECEIGRCKVAMTIRKDMLNSMNKAHGGISYSLADTAFGFAANTHGKYSVSIETSINHIEALDEGDELVAESVIEKVNNKLGFNIIEVKRGDELVALFKGVVYRTQKEWEE, from the coding sequence ATGAAAGGAGAACAGATTCCATATAAAATGTTGAGTCAAGATGCCTACAGTCAATGGTTAGGTATTGAGATTTTAGAATGTGAGATTGGCAGATGTAAAGTGGCAATGACCATTAGAAAGGACATGCTTAATAGCATGAACAAAGCTCATGGTGGAATTAGCTATTCTTTAGCAGATACAGCTTTTGGGTTTGCAGCAAATACACATGGCAAATATTCAGTATCGATTGAAACAAGCATCAATCATATTGAAGCATTAGATGAAGGAGATGAGTTGGTTGCTGAATCTGTGATTGAAAAAGTAAATAACAAATTAGGGTTTAATATTATCGAAGTAAAACGTGGTGATGAATTAGTCGCACTTTTTAAAGGTGTGGTTTATAGAACTCAAAAAGAATGGGAAGAATAA
- a CDS encoding 3-hydroxyacyl-CoA dehydrogenase NAD-binding domain-containing protein, with translation MNIGIIGSGTMGSGIAQVAATSGCAVKLYDTNHAALDRAKASLEKILNRLIEKGRIDADEKNRIQSNISYVDNLKYLSDSNLTIEAIVENLEIKKKVFSELEGYVSEDCIIASNTSSLSIASIAASLEKPERCVGIHFFNPAPLMKLVEVIPAIQTSAAVLQRSIDTISDWKKVVAVAKDTPGFIVNRVARPFYGESLRIYEEGIADFATIDHSLKSLGGFRMGPFELMDFIGNDVNYTVTETVFTAFYFDPRYKPAFTQKRLSEAGYLGRKSGKGYYDYSEGAIKPEPKEDKVLAQQIFDRVLVMLINEAADALFLNVASAKDIDNAMTKGVNYPKGLLAWADEKGINWCVSKLDELYDEYHEDRYRCSPLLRKMNKESKTFF, from the coding sequence ATGAACATAGGAATTATAGGTTCAGGAACAATGGGAAGTGGTATTGCACAAGTTGCAGCTACTTCAGGTTGCGCAGTAAAGTTATACGATACTAATCATGCTGCTTTAGATAGAGCTAAGGCAAGCCTTGAGAAAATATTAAATCGCCTTATTGAAAAGGGGCGAATAGATGCTGATGAAAAGAATAGAATTCAGTCTAATATTAGTTATGTAGATAACTTGAAATATTTATCAGACTCAAACTTGACCATTGAAGCGATTGTTGAAAACCTTGAGATAAAAAAGAAAGTCTTTTCAGAACTTGAAGGTTACGTATCTGAAGATTGTATCATAGCATCAAACACGTCTAGTTTATCAATTGCGTCTATAGCAGCATCTTTAGAAAAACCAGAACGTTGTGTCGGTATTCATTTTTTTAATCCAGCGCCTTTAATGAAACTAGTTGAGGTGATTCCTGCAATTCAAACATCTGCAGCTGTACTTCAGAGGTCCATTGATACGATTTCTGATTGGAAAAAAGTAGTAGCTGTCGCTAAAGACACACCAGGTTTTATTGTCAATAGAGTCGCTCGTCCTTTCTATGGGGAATCATTGCGAATTTATGAAGAAGGCATAGCAGATTTTGCGACTATAGATCATAGTTTAAAATCTTTGGGTGGTTTTCGAATGGGACCATTTGAATTAATGGATTTTATAGGCAATGATGTCAATTATACAGTTACAGAAACTGTATTTACAGCATTTTATTTCGATCCAAGATATAAGCCGGCATTTACACAAAAACGGCTTTCAGAAGCTGGTTATTTGGGTCGTAAATCAGGAAAAGGATACTATGATTATTCGGAAGGAGCTATTAAACCAGAACCAAAAGAAGATAAAGTATTAGCGCAACAGATATTCGATCGTGTTCTAGTAATGTTAATTAATGAAGCTGCAGATGCTTTGTTTTTGAATGTTGCATCAGCAAAAGATATTGATAATGCGATGACCAAAGGTGTAAATTACCCAAAAGGTTTATTGGCTTGGGCAGATGAAAAGGGAATAAATTGGTGTGTGTCTAAGTTAGATGAATTGTACGATGAGTATCACGAAGACAGGTATCGTTGTAGTCCATTATTACGCAAAATGAATAAGGAAAGTAAGACGTTCTTTTAA
- a CDS encoding threonine/serine dehydratase has translation MTKETLIEVHNRIKPFIHKTPVLSSSLINEMVGANIVFKCENFQKMGAFKMRGAANAILSLSEEERKRGVVTHSSGNFAQAVSLAAQKLDVKAYIVMPENAPQVKKDGVKTYEGEIIECESTPQAREATANKIREENGASFLHPSNQDEVIYGNSTAAMELLEEYPELDVILTPIGGGGLIAGTALAAHYFSNNCKVIGGEPMEADDAYRSLISGEIETNDSFHTVADGLRTHLGDRNFPIIQKHVDKIIRVEEDEIVNAMQLIWERMKIIIEPSCAVPFAAVLKKKEEFKNKSVGIILSGGNVDVKNLPF, from the coding sequence TTGACTAAAGAAACCCTCATAGAAGTTCATAATAGAATAAAGCCATTTATTCATAAAACTCCAGTATTAAGTTCGAGCTTAATAAATGAAATGGTAGGTGCCAATATTGTGTTTAAATGTGAGAACTTCCAAAAAATGGGAGCGTTTAAAATGCGTGGAGCGGCTAATGCAATTCTATCGCTTTCAGAAGAAGAAAGAAAACGCGGAGTGGTAACTCATTCTTCAGGAAACTTTGCACAAGCGGTATCATTAGCAGCTCAAAAATTAGATGTTAAGGCGTACATCGTAATGCCAGAAAATGCACCTCAAGTAAAAAAGGATGGTGTGAAAACTTACGAAGGTGAAATTATAGAATGCGAATCTACACCTCAGGCTAGAGAAGCTACAGCAAATAAAATAAGGGAAGAAAATGGAGCATCTTTTTTACATCCTTCTAACCAAGATGAGGTGATTTATGGTAACAGTACAGCTGCTATGGAATTGCTGGAGGAATATCCAGAATTAGACGTAATTTTAACACCAATTGGAGGAGGAGGTCTTATTGCAGGAACGGCTTTGGCAGCGCATTATTTTTCTAATAACTGCAAAGTCATAGGTGGTGAGCCAATGGAAGCAGATGATGCGTATCGTTCTTTAATATCCGGTGAAATTGAAACTAACGATAGTTTTCATACGGTTGCAGATGGTCTAAGAACGCACTTAGGAGATCGCAATTTTCCGATTATTCAAAAGCATGTCGATAAGATTATACGTGTAGAAGAAGACGAAATTGTAAATGCGATGCAACTCATTTGGGAGCGCATGAAAATCATTATTGAGCCTTCATGTGCTGTACCTTTTGCGGCCGTTTTGAAGAAAAAAGAAGAATTTAAAAATAAAAGCGTCGGCATTATTTTGTCTGGCGGTAATGTAGATGTAAAAAATCTACCGTTTTAA